The window CGAGGTTTGTGATCACGTGGCTGATTTCGGGGTGTTTGCCCAGGCGCTCGTGGATGGTTTGCAGGGTCGAGGCGGTCTGGTCCAGGTTGGAGCCCTGGGGAAGCTCCACCTTCAGGGACATTGCCCCCTGGTCCATTTCCGGCATGAATTCCAGACCCACCACCGGAATCAGGGCAAAGCTGACCACCAGAACCGCCACGGTGATGATAATGATTCCCCGGCTGCGTTTTTTCGAGCTTAGCACGCGTCCGAGAAAGCGTTTGTACCAGGCGGAGAATCTATCGAACAGCTTGTCGAATTTGATGCCAAAGCGGTTTTGCGTGCTGCCTTCTTTAAGGATGCGGGAAGCAAGCATGGGCGTGACCGTGAAAGACGTGACGAGGGAAAAAATGGTGGCGAAGGTGACCGTGAGGGCGAATTCACGGAAAAACTGCCCCACAAGGGTGGTCATTGAGGCTATCGGAATGAACACCACGATGTTTGTGAGGGTGCTTGCCATCACGGCCAGGGCTATCTCTGAAGTGCCCTGCATGGCGGCATCGCGGCGGTTTTTGCCAAGTTCCTTGTAGCGGAAGATGTTTTCGATAACCACCACGGAGTTTGAAACCAGGACCCCAACCGAGCAGGAAATGCCGATGAGGGTGAGCAGGTTGAAGCTGTAGCCGGCAATCTGCATAAACATGAAGGTGGCGATGATGGAAATGGGCATGGACAGGCCCACGATGAGGGTGGAACGCCAGTCGTGGAGGAAAATCAGCAGCACCAGCGCTGTGAACAGGATTCCCAGCAGGATGTTCGAGAAAGTGTCGTCCACCGTTCCGCGTATGAAATCTGAATCGTCGCGAACGATGTCCAGGGAAGCACCCGCGGGCAGGTCAGCCTTGATTTCATCCATCATCTGCCTCACCTCTTTGGCAATGTTCACCACGTTGCCGTCGGGGGCGTTGGTAAGCGAGATGCGGACTATGTTGTCATGGATGGATTTGGCTTCCACGTTGTGGTAGATGGCCCGGCTGCGCACTTCCTCGGCGCCGTCTGTGATTTCGGCCAGGTCCCGCAGTTTTTTCATGCCGTAGGCCGTGGGTATGTCGGCGTCGGCGATTTTATCCAG of the Candidatus Cloacimonadota bacterium genome contains:
- a CDS encoding efflux RND transporter permease subunit yields the protein MILSDLSVKRPVLISMVVLVFVVFGVLAWFALPLNLMPEVNLPFIVIQTVYPGAGPSTVETQVTKKIEDALATVSLVDYTQSYSLDNASIIMVAFKMKKNVDIANQEVKDKIDAIQRDLPDAIEKPIVMKLNMNAVPFMDIILSGNMDGRELYELADTKLKDRFGQIAGVGEVSITGGAKRQIEVTLKDRIVHENRISMPQLLQLLAAQNIDMPAGNFKRGSQEYSVRLKGQYTSLDKIADADIPTAYGMKKLRDLAEITDGAEEVRSRAIYHNVEAKSIHDNIVRISLTNAPDGNVVNIAKEVRQMMDEIKADLPAGASLDIVRDDSDFIRGTVDDTFSNILLGILFTALVLLIFLHDWRSTLIVGLSMPISIIATFMFMQIAGYSFNLLTLIGISCSVGVLVSNSVVVIENIFRYKELGKNRRDAAMQGTSEIALAVMASTLTNIVVFIPIASMTTLVGQFFREFALTVTFATIFSLVTSFTVTPMLASRILKEGSTQNRFGIKFDKLFDRFSAWYKRFLGRVLSSKKRSRGIIIITVAVLVVSFALIPVVGLEFMPEMDQGAMSLKVELPQGSNLDQTASTLQTIHERLGKHPEISHVITNLGSAGYVDTGTNLASSSIKLVEPNRRKLNSKQLADRVTRELADIPNARIKV